The following coding sequences are from one bacterium window:
- a CDS encoding methyltransferase domain-containing protein — protein sequence MTKPKSDTSFTDDVAKFYESMLVPLIFEPYADDLASRAQALEPASILEVACGTGVVTRSLSAALPGSCAITATDLNDAMVTHGETIGTARQVTWRQADAMALPFVDGSFDLVVCQFGVMFFPDRVAAYREIRRVLRPGGTFLFNIWNEIEKNDFADVVTRALGTLYPDDPPMFLARTPHGHGSPDEIEADLRQAGYKQCALSHREEISPAADPALPAIAYCQGTPLRNEIEARDPGGLERATVDATEALRDRYGDGPIEGRISAVVAAAK from the coding sequence ATGACCAAACCAAAGTCCGACACTTCGTTCACCGACGACGTCGCGAAGTTCTACGAGTCAATGCTCGTGCCCCTGATCTTCGAACCCTATGCCGACGATCTCGCCAGCCGAGCGCAAGCGCTCGAACCCGCTTCAATACTCGAGGTAGCCTGTGGAACCGGGGTGGTGACGCGGTCGCTCTCTGCGGCTCTGCCAGGGAGCTGTGCGATCACCGCCACCGACCTCAACGATGCGATGGTCACCCACGGCGAGACCATTGGCACCGCCCGGCAGGTGACTTGGCGCCAGGCAGACGCGATGGCGCTGCCGTTCGTCGACGGCTCTTTCGATCTCGTCGTCTGCCAGTTCGGAGTGATGTTCTTTCCCGATCGAGTCGCCGCCTATCGAGAGATTCGACGAGTGCTCCGACCCGGCGGCACCTTCCTGTTCAACATCTGGAACGAAATCGAGAAGAACGACTTTGCCGATGTGGTCACCCGCGCGCTGGGAACACTCTACCCCGACGATCCTCCGATGTTCCTGGCTCGCACCCCGCACGGGCACGGATCTCCCGACGAGATCGAGGCCGACCTGCGGCAAGCTGGCTACAAGCAGTGCGCCCTGAGCCACCGAGAGGAAATCAGCCCGGCGGCCGATCCGGCGCTGCCCGCGATCGCCTACTGCCAGGGAACGCCTTTGCGCAACGAGATCGAGGCGCGTGATCCCGGTGGCCTCGAACGGGCCACCGTCGACGCGACCGAAGCCCTGCGCGACCGGTACGGCGACGGACCCATCGAGGGGCGGATCAGCGCCGTGGTAGCAGCCGCGAAGTGA